One region of Parambassis ranga chromosome 21, fParRan2.1, whole genome shotgun sequence genomic DNA includes:
- the LOC114426521 gene encoding FERM, ARHGEF and pleckstrin domain-containing protein 1 isoform X1 yields the protein MAESDPEPMSSGAGQRLGAPETLGISTLDPGHRPPTMPPGRHVTIRVRMLDNTEELFDISQKASGKVLFDLVCSHMNLIEGDYFGLEFQNHQKMIVWLDHIKPIIKQLRRPKHTILRFSVKFFPPDHAQLLEELTRYLFALQIKQDLSCGRLTCNDSSAALMVSHIIQSEIGDFEESQCRSHLLNNNYMPDQMPLIDRIMESHSKNIGQTPAESDYQLLEVARRLEMYGIRLHPAKDREGTRLSLAVAHTGVLVFQGHTRINAFNWSKIRKLSFKRKRFLIKLRPDLNSSYQDTLEFLMASRDCCKVFWKICVEYHAFFRLFEEPKPKPKPVLFTRGSSFRFSGRTQKQVIDYVRESEFKKIPFERKHSRVQYNSRVQLNSRLSPLPSPRHHEVPAEIGVPGDRVDSPSHRHWKESVLMSAEDPSASRSTRASPSQQGNGHEDRAGSVSRTEERRSSTRQTHPEHLSTGVVSNSPHLSASSGHSHVMVNGQKSLELCSHSPDGRQPSPLTSPLLNDACSVRTDDEDEVRRKRFPTDRAYFIAKELLTTERTYLKDLEVVTVSFQSAVGQDEVTPDSLKNTILSTFEPLHKFHTGFLREVEQRLALWEGRSNAHIKGDYQRIGDVMLKNLQDLKPLTANLNKQSEILLELEKACKSSRRLEGLCREFELQKVCYVPLNVFILRPLHRLTHYKQILERLCKHYPATHVDFRDCRAALADVSEVVEQLQGSLIKMENFQKLLELKKDLIGVDNLVVPGREFIRLGCLSKLSGKGLQQRMFFLFNDIFLYTSRGMTATNQFKVHGQLPLNGMTIRESEDEWGVPHAFTLVGQRQSVVVAASSLTEMEKWMEDIKMAIEMAKTSNGPSSELLTSNLTDNKCLEDSSVEAESEDDTATSNTLLERPNPHRGNTMVHVCWHRNTSVSMVDFSIAVENQLSGNLLRKFKNSNGWQKLWVVFTNFSLFFYKSHQDDYPLASLPLLGYSVTIPSESENIHKDYVFKLHFKSHIYYFRSESEYTFERWMEVIRSATLPSSRARVLNSKELHTH from the exons CAAAAAGCCTCAGGCAAGGTGCTGTTCGACCTGGTGTGCTCCCACATGAATCTCATTGAGGGGGATTACTTTGGCCTGGAGTTCCAGAACCATCAGAAGATGATA gtTTGGTTAGACCACATCAAGCCCATCATCAAGCAGCTCAGGC GGCCGAAACACACAATCCTGAGGTTTTCTGTGAAGTTCTTCCCCCCGGATCACGCCCAGCTACTTGAGGAGCTGACGAG GTACCTGTTTGCCCTCCAGATCAAACAGGATCTCTCCTGTGGACGTCTGACCTGTAACGACAGCAGTGCAGCGCTGATGGTCTCCCACATTATCCAGT cTGAGATTGGGGACTTTGAGGAGAGCCAGTGCCGGTCACACCTCCTCAACAACAACTACATGCCAGATCAGATGCCCCTGATTGACAGGATCATGGAGTCTCACTCAAAGAATAT AGGTCAAACACCAGCAGAATCAGACTATCAGCTGTTAGAAGTGGCTCGCAGGCTGGAGATGTACGGGATTCGGCTCCACCCTGCCAAGGATCGTGAGGGCACGAGGTTAAGCCTGGCTGTGGCTCACACTGGCGTCCTGGTGTTCCAG GGACACACAAGGATTAACGCCTTCAACTGGTCTAAAATTCGTAAACTGAGCTTCAAGAGAAAACGTTTCCTCATCAAGCTGAGGCcagatttaaat AGTTCATATCAGGACACTCTGGAGTTCCTGATGGCCAGCAGGGACTGTTGTAAAGTCTTCTGGAAGATCTGTGTTGAATATCACGCCTTCTTCCGCCTCTTCGAGGAGCCTAAACCCAAACCTAAGCCGGTGCTCTTTACACGAGGATCCTCCTTCAGATTCAG cGGTCGCACACAGAAGCAGGTGATTGATTATGTGAGGGAGTCTGAGTTTAAAAAGATCCCATTTGAAAG GAAACACAGTCGAGTCCAATACAACAGTCGGGTCCAACTCAACAGTCGTTTGTCGCCGTTGCCTTCTCCACGCCACCATGAAGTGCCAGCAGAG aTTGGTGTTCCTGGGGACAGAGTGGACTCTCCTTCTCACCGTCATTGGAAGGAGTCAGTACTGATGAGTGCAGAAGACCCGTCGGCTTCACGGTCAACAAGGGCGAGTCCTTCCCAACAGGGAAACGGCCATGAAGACAGAGCGGGGTCTGTGTCCAGGACAGAAGAGAGACGGAGCTCGACCAGGCAGACCCACCCAGAACATCTGAGTACAG GTGTGGTTTCCAACAGTCCTCACCTCTCTGCGTCCTCTGGGCACTCCCACGTGATGGTCAATGGTCAGAAGTCACTGGAGCTGTGCAGTCACAGTCCGGACGGCCGCCAGCCTTCACCGCTCACCAGCCCGCTGCTTAACGACGCCTGCAGTGTCCGCacggatgatgaagatgaggtcCGGAGGAAG AGGTTTCCAACAGATCGGGCCTACTTCATCGCCAAAGAGCTGCTGACAACAGAAAGGACATATCTGAAGGACCTGGAGGTGGTGACAGTG TCTTTCCAGAGTGCTGTGGGACAAGACGAGGTGACCCCAGACTCACTGAAGAACACCATCCTCTCCACTTTTGAGCCTCTGCACAAGTTCCACACAGGTTTTCTCagggaggtggagcagaggctggctctgtg gGAAGGACGATCCAATGCACACATTAAAGGAGACTACCAGCGCATTGGAGATGTCATGTTAAAGAATCTTCAGGATTTAAAG CCCCTGACAGCAAACCTGAACAAGCAGTCTGAAAttctgctggagctggagaaggcGTGTAAGTCCTCCCGTCGTTTGGAGGGTCTGTGCCGAGAGTTTGAGCTGCAGAAGGTCTGTTACGTCCCCCTGAACGTCTTTATCCTTCGACCTCTCCACCGCCTCACTCACTACAAACAGATCCTGGAGCGCCTGTGCAAACACTACCCGGCTACTCATGTGGACTTCAGGGACTGCAGGG CGGCTCTGGCGGATGTGTCTGAGGTGGTAGAGCAGCTCCAGGGAAGCCTAATCAAGATGGAGAACTTTCAGAAGCTTCTGGAGCTGAAGAAGGATTTGATTGGCGTTGACAATCTTGTTGTTCCTGGTCGG GAGTTCATCAGGTTAGGCTGTCTCAGCAAGCTGTCTGGAAAAGGCTTGCAGCAGCGAATGTTTTTCCTG TTCAATGACATCTTTTTGTACACGAGTCGAGGGATGACGGCGACCAATCAGTTCAAAGTTCACGGCCAGCTGCCGCTAAATGGCATGACA ATCAGAGAGAGTGAGGATGAGTGGGGTGTGCCTCATGCCTTCACTCTGGTAGGACAGCGGCAGTCGGTTGTTGTGGCAGCAAG TTCAttgacagagatggagaagtGGATGGAGGACATAAAGATGGCGATAGAAATGGCAAAAACCAGCAACGGGCCTTCATCTGAGCTGCTGACCAGCAACCTGACAGACAACA AATGCCTGGAGGACTCCTCGGTGGAGGCGGAGTCTGAGGATGACACAGCCACTTCGAACACCTTGCTGGAAAGGCCCAACCCTCACCGTGGTAACACCATGGTACACGTGTGCTGGCACAGGAACACCAGTGTGTCCATGGTGGACTTTAGCATAGCTGTGGAG AATCAGCTCTCAGGAAACTTACTGAGGAAGTTCAAAAACAGCAATGGCTGGCAGAAGCTCTGGGTTGTCTTCACCAACTTCAGCCTGTTTTTCTACAAGTCTCACCAG GATGATTATCCACTGGCCAGCCTTCCCCTGCTAGGTTACTCAGTCACCATCCCGTCCGAGTCCGAAAACATCCACAAGGACTACGTCTTCAAGCTGCATTTCAAGTCCCACATCTACTATTTCCGATCAGAGAGTGAATACACTTTTGAGAG GTGGATGGAGGTGATCCGCAGTGCTACACTCCCTTCAAGTCGAGCCCGTGTCCTGAACAGCAAAGAGCTCCACACTCACTGA
- the LOC114426521 gene encoding FERM, ARHGEF and pleckstrin domain-containing protein 1 isoform X2, whose translation MAESDPEPMSSGAGQRLGAPETLGISTLDPGHRPPTMPPGRHVTIRVRMLDNTEELFDISQKASGKVLFDLVCSHMNLIEGDYFGLEFQNHQKMIVWLDHIKPIIKQLRRPKHTILRFSVKFFPPDHAQLLEELTRYLFALQIKQDLSCGRLTCNDSSAALMVSHIIQSEIGDFEESQCRSHLLNNNYMPDQMPLIDRIMESHSKNIGQTPAESDYQLLEVARRLEMYGIRLHPAKDREGTRLSLAVAHTGVLVFQGHTRINAFNWSKIRKLSFKRKRFLIKLRPDLNSSYQDTLEFLMASRDCCKVFWKICVEYHAFFRLFEEPKPKPKPVLFTRGSSFRFSGRTQKQVIDYVRESEFKKIPFERKHSRVQYNSRVQLNSRLSPLPSPRHHEVPAEIGVPGDRVDSPSHRHWKESVLMSAEDPSASRSTRASPSQQGNGHEDRAGSVSRTEERRSSTRQTHPEHLSTGPASRAARSSSSSVPYIDCSGVNNEYYTGRDQASRSDHSFREQAVLRQGSGGINGPLQAQQEHFLGRMRYRESPSSSRPSVNMSHELDQSSKQLCQKVEPSPAHSIMGDFTARNRERQSSSPLTFSHMMGSRSASPASDTLHQKPLSYAEQNGYCSTPSHFNDGRGSPVLSRFHRHQKQHKVHHPSNAEPNQGASSPGQESRPVLTRAERMAALERRMTANGLSAPGRSRAGMGQKRLRSAGVSHMGAVQMNDCSTTSGSESSESEVENNRGNRSSPVMFGNPAETTCNSPIPRNKFSFGSLQLDEEADEDSHAFSDEEERERKVGKLQLNHSVVSNSPHLSASSGHSHVMVNGQKSLELCSHSPDGRQPSPLTSPLLNDACSVRTDDEDEVRRKRFPTDRAYFIAKELLTTERTYLKDLEVVTVSFQSAVGQDEVTPDSLKNTILSTFEPLHKFHTGFLREVEQRLALWEGRSNAHIKGDYQRIGDVMLKNLQDLKPLTANLNKQSEILLELEKACKSSRRLEGLCREFELQKVCYVPLNVFILRPLHRLTHYKQILERLCKHYPATHVDFRDCRAALADVSEVVEQLQGSLIKMENFQKLLELKKDLIGVDNLVVPGREFIRLGCLSKLSGKGLQQRMFFLFNDIFLYTSRGMTATNQFKVHGQLPLNGMTIRESEDEWGVPHAFTLVGQRQSVVVAASSLTEMEKWMEDIKMAIEMAKTSNGPSSELLTSNLTDNKCLEDSSVEAESEDDTATSNTLLERPNPHRGNTMVHVCWHRNTSVSMVDFSIAVENQLSGNLLRKFKNSNGWQKLWVVFTNFSLFFYKSHQDDYPLASLPLLGYSVTIPSESENIHKDYVFKLHFKSHIYYFRSESEYTFERWMEVIRSATLPSSRARVLNSKELHTH comes from the exons CAAAAAGCCTCAGGCAAGGTGCTGTTCGACCTGGTGTGCTCCCACATGAATCTCATTGAGGGGGATTACTTTGGCCTGGAGTTCCAGAACCATCAGAAGATGATA gtTTGGTTAGACCACATCAAGCCCATCATCAAGCAGCTCAGGC GGCCGAAACACACAATCCTGAGGTTTTCTGTGAAGTTCTTCCCCCCGGATCACGCCCAGCTACTTGAGGAGCTGACGAG GTACCTGTTTGCCCTCCAGATCAAACAGGATCTCTCCTGTGGACGTCTGACCTGTAACGACAGCAGTGCAGCGCTGATGGTCTCCCACATTATCCAGT cTGAGATTGGGGACTTTGAGGAGAGCCAGTGCCGGTCACACCTCCTCAACAACAACTACATGCCAGATCAGATGCCCCTGATTGACAGGATCATGGAGTCTCACTCAAAGAATAT AGGTCAAACACCAGCAGAATCAGACTATCAGCTGTTAGAAGTGGCTCGCAGGCTGGAGATGTACGGGATTCGGCTCCACCCTGCCAAGGATCGTGAGGGCACGAGGTTAAGCCTGGCTGTGGCTCACACTGGCGTCCTGGTGTTCCAG GGACACACAAGGATTAACGCCTTCAACTGGTCTAAAATTCGTAAACTGAGCTTCAAGAGAAAACGTTTCCTCATCAAGCTGAGGCcagatttaaat AGTTCATATCAGGACACTCTGGAGTTCCTGATGGCCAGCAGGGACTGTTGTAAAGTCTTCTGGAAGATCTGTGTTGAATATCACGCCTTCTTCCGCCTCTTCGAGGAGCCTAAACCCAAACCTAAGCCGGTGCTCTTTACACGAGGATCCTCCTTCAGATTCAG cGGTCGCACACAGAAGCAGGTGATTGATTATGTGAGGGAGTCTGAGTTTAAAAAGATCCCATTTGAAAG GAAACACAGTCGAGTCCAATACAACAGTCGGGTCCAACTCAACAGTCGTTTGTCGCCGTTGCCTTCTCCACGCCACCATGAAGTGCCAGCAGAG aTTGGTGTTCCTGGGGACAGAGTGGACTCTCCTTCTCACCGTCATTGGAAGGAGTCAGTACTGATGAGTGCAGAAGACCCGTCGGCTTCACGGTCAACAAGGGCGAGTCCTTCCCAACAGGGAAACGGCCATGAAGACAGAGCGGGGTCTGTGTCCAGGACAGAAGAGAGACGGAGCTCGACCAGGCAGACCCACCCAGAACATCTGAGTACAGGTCCAGCATCTCGGGCTGCCAGATCCAGCAGCTCGTCTGTCCCCTACATTGACTGCAGTGGTGTGAATAATGAATATTACACAGGCAGGGACCAAGCTAGTAGGTCAGATCACAGCTTCAGGGAGCAGGCAGTCCTCCGACAGGGGTCTGGGGGGATAAACGGACCTTTACAGGCCCAACAAGAGCACTTTCTAGGTAGGATGCGGTACAGAgagtctccttcttcctctagACCATCAGTTAACATGAGTCATGAGCTTGACCAGTCTTCTAAGCAACTATGCCAAAAGGTTGAGCCCAGTCCTGCCCATAGCATCATGGGGGATTTCACTGCCCGTAACAGAGAGCGGCAGAGCAGCAGCCCtctcacattttcacacatgatGGGTTCACGGAGTGCCAGTCCTGCCTCTGATACCCTCCATCAAAAACCTCTCAGTTATGCTGAGCAGAATGGGTACTGTTCCACCCCCTCTCACTTTAATGATGGTAGGGGCTCCCCCGTTCTGAGCCGATTTCATCGACatcaaaaacagcacaaagtgcATCACCCCTCTAATGCAGAGCCGAACCAGGGAGCATCCTCCCCGGGGCAAGAATCCCGTCCTGTGCTGACTCGGGCTGAGCGCATGGCAGCTCTGGAGCGCCGCATGACAGCCAATGGCCTCTCAGCACCAGGCAGGTCCCGAGCTGGCATGGGGCAGAAGCGACTGAGATCCGCTGGCGTCAGTCACATGGGAGCAGTTCAAATGAATGACTGCTCCACCACCAGCGGTTCAGAGTCCAGTGAGTCTGAGGTGGAGAACAACAGGGGCAACCGCAGCAGCCCTGTGATGTTTGGTAATCCAGCAGAGACTACTTGTAATTCCCCTATACCCAGAAACAAGTTTTCATTTGGCAGCCTCCAGCTGGACGAGGAGGCAGATGAGGACAGTCATGCCTTCAGTGATGAGGAGG agagggagagaaaggtgGGCAAGTTGCAGCTGAACCATA GTGTGGTTTCCAACAGTCCTCACCTCTCTGCGTCCTCTGGGCACTCCCACGTGATGGTCAATGGTCAGAAGTCACTGGAGCTGTGCAGTCACAGTCCGGACGGCCGCCAGCCTTCACCGCTCACCAGCCCGCTGCTTAACGACGCCTGCAGTGTCCGCacggatgatgaagatgaggtcCGGAGGAAG AGGTTTCCAACAGATCGGGCCTACTTCATCGCCAAAGAGCTGCTGACAACAGAAAGGACATATCTGAAGGACCTGGAGGTGGTGACAGTG TCTTTCCAGAGTGCTGTGGGACAAGACGAGGTGACCCCAGACTCACTGAAGAACACCATCCTCTCCACTTTTGAGCCTCTGCACAAGTTCCACACAGGTTTTCTCagggaggtggagcagaggctggctctgtg gGAAGGACGATCCAATGCACACATTAAAGGAGACTACCAGCGCATTGGAGATGTCATGTTAAAGAATCTTCAGGATTTAAAG CCCCTGACAGCAAACCTGAACAAGCAGTCTGAAAttctgctggagctggagaaggcGTGTAAGTCCTCCCGTCGTTTGGAGGGTCTGTGCCGAGAGTTTGAGCTGCAGAAGGTCTGTTACGTCCCCCTGAACGTCTTTATCCTTCGACCTCTCCACCGCCTCACTCACTACAAACAGATCCTGGAGCGCCTGTGCAAACACTACCCGGCTACTCATGTGGACTTCAGGGACTGCAGGG CGGCTCTGGCGGATGTGTCTGAGGTGGTAGAGCAGCTCCAGGGAAGCCTAATCAAGATGGAGAACTTTCAGAAGCTTCTGGAGCTGAAGAAGGATTTGATTGGCGTTGACAATCTTGTTGTTCCTGGTCGG GAGTTCATCAGGTTAGGCTGTCTCAGCAAGCTGTCTGGAAAAGGCTTGCAGCAGCGAATGTTTTTCCTG TTCAATGACATCTTTTTGTACACGAGTCGAGGGATGACGGCGACCAATCAGTTCAAAGTTCACGGCCAGCTGCCGCTAAATGGCATGACA ATCAGAGAGAGTGAGGATGAGTGGGGTGTGCCTCATGCCTTCACTCTGGTAGGACAGCGGCAGTCGGTTGTTGTGGCAGCAAG TTCAttgacagagatggagaagtGGATGGAGGACATAAAGATGGCGATAGAAATGGCAAAAACCAGCAACGGGCCTTCATCTGAGCTGCTGACCAGCAACCTGACAGACAACA AATGCCTGGAGGACTCCTCGGTGGAGGCGGAGTCTGAGGATGACACAGCCACTTCGAACACCTTGCTGGAAAGGCCCAACCCTCACCGTGGTAACACCATGGTACACGTGTGCTGGCACAGGAACACCAGTGTGTCCATGGTGGACTTTAGCATAGCTGTGGAG AATCAGCTCTCAGGAAACTTACTGAGGAAGTTCAAAAACAGCAATGGCTGGCAGAAGCTCTGGGTTGTCTTCACCAACTTCAGCCTGTTTTTCTACAAGTCTCACCAG GATGATTATCCACTGGCCAGCCTTCCCCTGCTAGGTTACTCAGTCACCATCCCGTCCGAGTCCGAAAACATCCACAAGGACTACGTCTTCAAGCTGCATTTCAAGTCCCACATCTACTATTTCCGATCAGAGAGTGAATACACTTTTGAGAG GTGGATGGAGGTGATCCGCAGTGCTACACTCCCTTCAAGTCGAGCCCGTGTCCTGAACAGCAAAGAGCTCCACACTCACTGA